The proteins below come from a single Parageobacillus thermoglucosidasius genomic window:
- a CDS encoding peptidylprolyl isomerase produces MAKKGYILMENGGKIDFELFPDEAPITVANFEKLANSGFYNGLTFHRVIPGFVSQGGCPYGNGTGDAGYTIPCETDNNPHKHVTGAISMAHRGRDTGSCQFFIVHEPQPHLDGVHTVFGQVTAGMDVVKAMKNGDVMKEVKVFDDGDKGWSGALYC; encoded by the coding sequence ATGGCGAAAAAAGGATATATTTTGATGGAAAACGGGGGAAAAATCGACTTTGAACTGTTCCCGGATGAAGCGCCGATTACGGTCGCCAACTTTGAAAAATTAGCCAATTCAGGGTTTTATAACGGTTTGACGTTTCATCGCGTCATTCCTGGTTTTGTCAGCCAAGGAGGCTGCCCGTACGGCAATGGAACAGGGGATGCCGGCTATACGATCCCGTGTGAAACAGATAACAACCCGCATAAACATGTGACTGGGGCGATTTCAATGGCACACCGCGGCCGCGATACAGGAAGCTGCCAATTTTTTATCGTTCATGAACCACAGCCGCACTTAGATGGGGTACATACCGTATTCGGTCAAGTCACAGCGGGAATGGACGTTGTCAAAGCGATGAAAAACGGCGATGTGATGAAAGAAGTTAAAGTGTTTGACGACGGGGATAAAGGCTGGTCAGGAGCGCTGTACTGCTAG
- a CDS encoding spore germination protein, with amino-acid sequence MAGKENKIPISEKLTDNENFLKEKIGVGTSFDLGIRKIQVLKREVHIYYCNGLCETQYLIELLKQIVRINDDERQTEQARKIIENRLVHQQVSLVQHLDEAVDRLLSGLIVIFIEGESIAFIVDVRSYPGRQPEEPDTEKVVRGARDGYVENIIVNTALTRRRIRDERLRFEILQVGERSKTDICIAYIKDVADPGLVELVKQELGQISIDGLTMGDKTVEEFLVKQGYNPYPLVRYTERPDVAATHLLEGHVLVMVDTSPSVIITPTTFFHHVQHAEEYRQSPAVGTFVRWVRFLGILTSLFLLPLWVLFVLEPSLLPDKWAFIGPNKQTNIPVIIQILLADFGIEFLRMAAIHTPTPLSTAMGLIAAVLIGQIAIDVGLFVPEVILYVAVAAIGSFATPSYELSIANKISRLFLVIAVALFKVPGLMIGTTVYLLWLISIRSLNTPYLWPFIPFDPAAFMQIIVRRSAAGAKVRPSIVHPQNRRRQPS; translated from the coding sequence ATGGCAGGAAAAGAAAATAAGATTCCGATTTCGGAAAAGCTCACCGACAATGAAAATTTTTTAAAAGAAAAAATCGGAGTTGGAACTAGTTTTGATTTAGGGATCAGGAAAATACAGGTATTAAAGAGGGAAGTACATATTTACTACTGCAACGGTTTGTGTGAGACACAATATTTGATAGAACTGTTAAAACAAATCGTCCGCATCAATGATGACGAACGGCAGACGGAACAGGCAAGGAAAATTATCGAAAACCGTCTTGTTCATCAGCAAGTAAGCCTTGTCCAACACTTAGATGAGGCGGTTGACCGCCTGCTCTCAGGATTAATCGTTATTTTCATCGAAGGGGAATCGATCGCATTTATCGTCGATGTCCGCAGCTACCCGGGGCGGCAGCCGGAAGAACCGGATACGGAAAAAGTGGTGCGCGGCGCGCGTGATGGCTATGTGGAAAATATTATCGTCAATACGGCGCTAACTAGGCGGCGCATTCGCGATGAGCGGCTCCGCTTTGAAATTTTACAAGTAGGGGAGCGTTCCAAAACAGATATTTGCATTGCTTACATTAAAGATGTCGCCGATCCGGGGCTTGTTGAGCTTGTTAAACAAGAGCTCGGGCAAATTAGTATCGATGGGTTGACAATGGGGGATAAAACGGTCGAAGAATTTTTAGTAAAGCAAGGGTATAATCCGTACCCCCTCGTCCGCTATACGGAGCGTCCGGATGTGGCTGCCACCCATTTGCTCGAAGGCCATGTTTTAGTGATGGTAGACACGTCGCCAAGTGTAATTATTACCCCGACAACGTTTTTTCATCATGTACAGCACGCTGAAGAATATCGGCAATCTCCTGCGGTTGGCACTTTCGTGCGCTGGGTGCGGTTTTTAGGCATTTTGACCTCCTTATTTTTGCTGCCGCTTTGGGTGCTGTTCGTGCTTGAACCGTCTTTGCTGCCTGATAAATGGGCGTTTATCGGTCCGAACAAACAAACGAATATCCCGGTGATTATCCAAATTTTGCTGGCTGACTTCGGTATTGAGTTTCTTCGGATGGCAGCGATTCATACGCCGACGCCGCTTTCCACAGCGATGGGCTTAATCGCTGCGGTATTAATCGGGCAAATCGCGATTGATGTCGGATTATTTGTGCCTGAAGTGATTTTATATGTTGCGGTTGCGGCGATCGGTTCATTTGCAACACCGAGCTATGAGTTGAGCATTGCCAATAAAATATCGCGATTGTTTCTCGTCATTGCGGTGGCGCTGTTTAAAGTGCCGGGGCTGATGATCGGAACGACCGTGTATTTGCTTTGGCTCATTAGCATCCGGTCCTTAAACACGCCGTATTTATGGCCGTTTATTCCGTTTGACCCAGCCGCGTTTATGCAAATTATCGTCCGCCGCTCTGCAGCGGGGGCAAAAGTGAGGCCGAGCATCGTTCATCCGCAAAACCGCCGCAGGCAGCCGTCGTAA
- a CDS encoding SpoVA/SpoVAEb family sporulation membrane protein: protein MDYVMAFMVGGALCAIAQLFMDIGKFSQMHVMSLFVAAGVVLGIGGIYDRLIAIAGAGAAFPISGFGYFLAKGVLAQSGAAGWLAVSSGMFQFAGAILSFAIVLSFFTALLCKPKG from the coding sequence ATGGACTATGTTATGGCATTTATGGTAGGAGGAGCGCTTTGCGCCATAGCCCAACTCTTTATGGATATTGGCAAGTTTTCGCAAATGCATGTCATGAGCTTGTTCGTAGCGGCTGGGGTCGTTCTTGGAATCGGCGGGATTTACGACAGGTTGATTGCGATTGCCGGTGCGGGAGCTGCTTTTCCTATTAGCGGCTTTGGCTATTTTCTCGCGAAAGGAGTGCTGGCGCAAAGCGGGGCGGCCGGTTGGCTGGCCGTTAGTTCAGGAATGTTTCAGTTTGCCGGCGCCATTTTGTCATTTGCCATTGTCCTCTCCTTTTTCACCGCTCTTCTGTGCAAGCCGAAAGGATAA
- the sigF gene encoding RNA polymerase sporulation sigma factor SigF — MDVDVKRDQTLLKDHEMKKLIRRSQEGDQQARNEIIQKNMRLVWSVVQRFLNRGYEPDDLFQIGCIGLLKSVDKFDLSYDVKFSTYAVPMIIGEIQRFIRDDGTVKVSRSLKETGNKIRKARDELSKKHGRAPTVTEIADYLEISPEEVVLAQEAVRSPASIHETVYENDGDPITLLDQIADADEASWFDKIALKKAIEELDERERLIVYLRYYKDQTQSEVASRLGISQVQVSRLEKKILQQIKERMDG; from the coding sequence ATGGATGTCGATGTCAAGCGAGATCAGACGCTGTTAAAAGATCATGAGATGAAAAAGCTTATTCGCCGCAGCCAAGAGGGGGACCAACAGGCGCGCAATGAAATTATCCAAAAAAACATGCGCCTCGTTTGGTCGGTCGTCCAGCGCTTTTTGAACCGCGGATACGAGCCGGACGATTTATTTCAAATTGGCTGCATCGGCTTGCTTAAATCTGTTGATAAGTTTGATTTGTCGTATGACGTGAAGTTTTCCACATATGCGGTGCCGATGATCATCGGCGAAATTCAGCGGTTTATCCGCGATGACGGGACGGTGAAAGTGAGCCGTTCCTTAAAAGAAACGGGCAATAAAATCCGGAAAGCAAGAGACGAGCTTTCGAAAAAACATGGACGGGCGCCAACGGTGACAGAAATCGCCGATTATTTAGAAATTTCTCCAGAAGAAGTGGTGCTTGCCCAGGAAGCCGTTCGTTCCCCGGCTTCCATTCACGAAACAGTGTATGAAAACGACGGCGACCCGATCACGCTCCTCGATCAAATTGCTGATGCCGACGAAGCATCATGGTTTGATAAAATCGCGTTGAAAAAAGCGATTGAGGAGCTGGATGAACGGGAACGTCTCATCGTCTATTTGCGTTATTACAAAGATCAAACCCAGTCGGAAGTGGCATCAAGATTAGGCATCTCTCAAGTTCAAGTATCCCGTCTTGAAAAAAAAATTTTACAGCAAATAAAGGAGAGAATGGATGGGTAG
- a CDS encoding stage V sporulation protein AA, with protein sequence MEKTVFVKLRHRVQVKPRAVVVIGDVAQITANDSNIAEQLKAVPLYRIQPSDKNIVIIDVMKVIRAMMEKDDALDVQVIGPAQTIIEVVDQKRRFSSAYFLLVWMLLFVGSAMAIMNFHEDVSMQEVHQHLYEMITGKKNDKPLLLQIPYSLGLGIGMILFFNHVFRKRINEEPSPLEVEMFNYQQSLDQYVILYENKESMGKINDD encoded by the coding sequence ATGGAAAAAACCGTCTTTGTCAAACTGCGGCACCGCGTTCAAGTAAAACCGAGAGCAGTTGTTGTGATTGGCGATGTGGCGCAAATCACCGCCAATGATAGCAACATAGCGGAACAGTTAAAAGCTGTCCCGCTTTATCGAATTCAACCGAGCGATAAAAACATTGTCATTATCGATGTAATGAAAGTCATTCGCGCCATGATGGAAAAGGATGACGCGCTAGATGTGCAGGTAATTGGGCCGGCGCAAACGATCATTGAAGTCGTTGATCAAAAACGGCGTTTTTCCTCTGCTTATTTTTTGCTTGTATGGATGTTGCTTTTTGTCGGATCGGCAATGGCCATTATGAATTTTCATGAAGATGTCAGCATGCAAGAAGTGCATCAACATCTTTATGAGATGATTACCGGGAAAAAGAATGATAAGCCGTTGTTGCTGCAAATCCCTTATTCGCTCGGATTAGGGATCGGCATGATTTTATTTTTTAACCATGTGTTCCGCAAACGCATTAATGAGGAGCCAAGCCCTCTGGAAGTCGAAATGTTTAATTATCAGCAATCACTCGATCAGTACGTCATTTTATATGAAAACAAAGAAAGTATGGGAAAAATTAATGACGATTAA
- a CDS encoding DUF1002 domain-containing protein, with translation MLTGCLLASLLFAFPAMAAADAAEGDVIVTLGENLTEQQKQQILNEMNVPDNAQIITVSNAEEHKYLDGLIPKAQIGTRAISSSMITIGAKGSGLDVETHNITWVTDEMYTNALITAGVKDAKIYVTAPFAVSGTAALTGLMKAYEVSSDKVIPDDVKQVATEEMVKTAKLGESIGPDKAVALLAKIKEEIANNPPQTDEDLRALIEKVAKDLGITLTEEEINSLISLFNKMKNANIDWNQVNDQLSKAKDKLSAFLQSEEGKTFIQNIVDILKEIWNAIKSVFTSSESQNNQ, from the coding sequence ATGTTGACAGGCTGCCTGCTTGCATCGCTACTGTTTGCCTTTCCCGCTATGGCGGCAGCAGATGCAGCAGAAGGCGATGTAATTGTTACGTTAGGCGAAAATTTAACCGAACAGCAAAAGCAGCAAATTTTAAATGAAATGAACGTCCCGGACAACGCACAAATCATTACTGTTTCCAACGCAGAAGAACATAAATATCTTGACGGTCTTATTCCAAAAGCGCAAATCGGGACGAGAGCGATCTCCTCATCGATGATAACGATCGGCGCTAAAGGATCCGGATTGGATGTTGAAACTCATAATATTACATGGGTCACAGACGAAATGTATACAAACGCCTTGATTACGGCGGGAGTGAAAGATGCGAAAATTTACGTCACCGCTCCGTTTGCCGTGTCCGGCACAGCCGCATTGACCGGGTTAATGAAAGCATACGAAGTTTCTTCTGATAAAGTGATTCCTGACGATGTCAAACAAGTAGCCACAGAGGAAATGGTCAAAACCGCAAAGCTCGGGGAATCGATTGGTCCGGATAAAGCAGTTGCTCTTCTTGCCAAAATAAAAGAAGAAATCGCAAACAATCCGCCGCAAACAGACGAAGATTTGCGAGCACTCATCGAGAAAGTCGCAAAAGATCTTGGAATTACGTTAACGGAAGAGGAAATAAACAGCTTGATTTCGCTATTCAATAAAATGAAAAACGCGAATATCGATTGGAATCAAGTCAATGACCAATTAAGCAAAGCGAAGGATAAATTGTCGGCATTCCTGCAATCGGAAGAAGGAAAAACGTTTATTCAAAACATTGTTGACATTTTAAAAGAAATTTGGAATGCCATTAAATCGGTGTTCACTTCTTCCGAATCGCAAAACAACCAATAA
- the spoIIAB gene encoding anti-sigma F factor, whose product MRNEMHLQFSALSQNESFARVAVAAFVAQLDPTMDELTEIKTVVSEAVTNAIIHGYNNDPNGIVYISVVIEDGVVHLTIKDEGVGIANIEEARQPLFTTKPELERSGMGFTIMENFMDEVIVQSEVDKGTTVYLKKYITKSQKALCN is encoded by the coding sequence TTTCCGCGCTTAGCCAAAACGAATCGTTTGCTCGTGTGGCAGTTGCCGCATTCGTGGCACAGCTTGACCCGACGATGGATGAACTGACGGAAATTAAAACCGTTGTCTCTGAAGCGGTAACGAACGCGATTATTCACGGATATAATAACGATCCAAACGGGATCGTATACATTTCCGTTGTGATCGAAGACGGAGTCGTCCATTTGACGATAAAAGACGAAGGTGTCGGCATTGCTAATATCGAAGAGGCGCGGCAGCCGTTGTTTACAACCAAACCGGAATTGGAGCGATCTGGAATGGGATTCACGATCATGGAAAATTTTATGGATGAAGTCATCGTTCAGTCGGAAGTGGATAAGGGGACAACCGTTTATTTAAAGAAATATATAACGAAGAGCCAAAAAGCGTTATGTAACTAA
- a CDS encoding stage V sporulation protein AB, translating to MTIKILAVIFIGFAGGLAVGTGFVAFLVVLGVIPRLTQLTKTTKRIRAYEWSAIAGAVAGGWMSLRHTVLYMSKYWLIPLGLLQGVFIGMLAAALTEVLNVWPILAKRVGVADKIVILLMAIAFGKIVGSLFHWIYFTDYLR from the coding sequence ATGACGATTAAAATTTTGGCTGTTATATTTATCGGCTTTGCGGGAGGGCTGGCCGTCGGAACAGGATTTGTGGCGTTTTTAGTCGTTCTTGGCGTCATTCCCCGCTTGACGCAATTAACGAAAACAACGAAACGGATCCGTGCGTACGAATGGAGCGCAATAGCCGGCGCGGTGGCGGGGGGATGGATGAGCCTGCGCCACACTGTTTTATATATGTCAAAATATTGGCTGATTCCGCTCGGTTTGCTGCAAGGAGTATTTATCGGAATGCTTGCCGCCGCGCTGACGGAAGTGCTTAACGTATGGCCGATCTTAGCAAAACGCGTCGGCGTTGCTGACAAAATTGTCATTTTATTGATGGCGATCGCATTTGGAAAAATAGTCGGCTCCTTATTTCACTGGATCTATTTTACCGATTATTTGCGGTAA
- the lysA gene encoding diaminopimelate decarboxylase, whose translation MFFHGTSRVNDKGHLEIGGVDTVDLAKEYGTPLYIYDVALIRARARAFKEAFQKHRVKSQVAYASKAFSSIAMVQLAEEEGLSLDVVSGGELYTALQAGFPPERIHFHGNNKSREELIMALESGIGCVVVDNFYELELLEQLSKRHGKTTAILIRVTPGVEAHTHDYILTGQEDSKFGFDLNNGQADEALRKALSSPSFSVLGIHCHIGSQIFETTGFVLAAQKIFQKIANWKAMYGFVPAVVNLGGGFGIRYTSEDDPIPVSEYVDKIIEEVKKQVNEQNIPMPEIWIEPGRSIVGDAGTTIYSIGSQKEVPNVRRYVAVDGGMSDNIRPALYEAKYEAVLANRVLDEKNEIVSIAGKCCESGDILIWDLPLPKANPGDYLAVFCTGAYGYSMANNYNRIPRPAVVFVENGEAQLVVKRETYEDLVRLDLPLKTKVK comes from the coding sequence ATGTTTTTTCATGGGACGAGCCGTGTGAATGATAAAGGGCATTTAGAAATTGGCGGTGTCGATACGGTTGATTTGGCGAAAGAATATGGAACGCCATTGTATATTTATGACGTGGCGCTGATCCGTGCGCGCGCGCGTGCGTTTAAAGAAGCGTTTCAAAAACATAGAGTGAAGTCACAAGTTGCTTATGCAAGCAAAGCGTTTTCTTCGATCGCGATGGTCCAGCTGGCGGAAGAAGAAGGGTTGTCATTGGATGTCGTATCGGGGGGAGAGCTGTATACGGCATTGCAAGCGGGATTTCCGCCAGAACGCATCCATTTTCACGGCAATAATAAAAGCCGGGAAGAATTGATCATGGCGCTTGAGAGCGGCATCGGCTGCGTCGTTGTCGATAACTTTTATGAACTGGAATTGTTGGAACAACTAAGCAAGCGGCATGGCAAGACGACAGCGATTTTAATAAGGGTTACCCCTGGTGTCGAAGCGCATACGCATGATTATATTTTAACAGGCCAGGAAGATTCCAAATTCGGATTTGATTTGAATAACGGTCAAGCGGACGAAGCACTGCGCAAAGCGCTGTCCTCACCATCCTTTTCTGTGCTTGGCATTCATTGCCATATCGGTTCACAAATTTTCGAAACAACCGGATTTGTGTTAGCAGCGCAAAAAATTTTCCAAAAAATCGCCAATTGGAAGGCAATGTACGGATTTGTTCCAGCGGTGGTCAATCTCGGCGGCGGATTCGGCATTCGTTATACGAGCGAAGATGATCCGATTCCTGTTTCGGAATATGTCGACAAAATCATAGAGGAAGTGAAAAAACAAGTAAATGAACAAAATATTCCAATGCCGGAAATTTGGATTGAGCCGGGGCGTTCGATCGTCGGCGATGCCGGAACGACGATTTACTCCATCGGTTCACAAAAAGAAGTGCCGAATGTCCGCCGTTACGTTGCCGTGGACGGCGGCATGAGCGACAACATCCGTCCAGCGCTATATGAAGCAAAATATGAAGCGGTGCTGGCAAACCGTGTACTGGACGAAAAAAATGAAATTGTCTCGATTGCCGGAAAATGTTGCGAGTCGGGAGATATACTTATTTGGGATTTGCCGCTGCCGAAAGCGAATCCCGGCGATTATTTAGCTGTCTTTTGCACCGGGGCGTACGGCTATTCGATGGCGAACAACTATAACCGCATTCCGCGCCCCGCTGTCGTATTCGTGGAAAACGGGGAAGCGCAGCTGGTGGTGAAGCGGGAAACATATGAAGATTTAGTGCGGCTTGATTTGCCGCTGAAAACAAAAGTGAAATAA
- a CDS encoding SpoVA/SpoVAEb family sporulation membrane protein has translation MSLKTNYRQAVKAFQPKTPYVINSLKAFVVGGALCTVAEAFANLYSRFFSVPLLSAQQLAVMTMMLLAVVFTGAGKYDDFSQFAGAGATMTLAGFANALASAALEYRSEGWTAGVASQMFKAGGAAIVYGVVTAYLLGILYYLMS, from the coding sequence ATGAGTCTTAAGACAAATTATCGTCAGGCGGTAAAAGCGTTCCAGCCGAAGACTCCATATGTTATTAACAGCTTGAAAGCGTTTGTTGTCGGCGGGGCGCTTTGCACGGTTGCGGAAGCGTTCGCCAATTTATACAGCCGTTTCTTTTCTGTGCCGCTGCTTTCTGCGCAACAGCTGGCGGTAATGACAATGATGCTGTTGGCGGTTGTCTTCACGGGAGCGGGAAAATATGACGATTTTAGTCAATTTGCCGGTGCGGGTGCAACGATGACGCTGGCTGGCTTTGCCAATGCATTGGCAAGCGCTGCGCTCGAATACCGGAGCGAAGGATGGACAGCAGGAGTCGCCAGCCAAATGTTTAAAGCAGGCGGTGCAGCCATCGTTTATGGCGTTGTTACTGCTTATCTGCTTGGCATTTTATATTACCTTATGTCTTAA
- the spoVAD gene encoding stage V sporulation protein AD: protein MKLAGKQTWVFEHDIYIQATGTAVGPLEADGPLRESFDIAHDDLYCGEKTWELAERRLMQEAIGVCLQKGNISFSDIDIFLAGDLLNQNVTANYVARTVPAPFLCMFGACATSMQTIAVGAALIDGGFARTVLAATSSHNATAERQFRYPTELGVQKPKTATFTVTGAGAAVMGRKRGRWRITAATIGKVIDAGTANPFDMGSAMAPAAASTIEQHFIDLGTSPADYDLIVTGDLSRVGSVIVRQLLAESGYNVTDNYNDCGLMIYRPDQNVFAGGSGCACCAVVTYGHLLKEMERGALQKIFVVATGALLSPTMMQQKQSIPAVAHGVVMEAVKEER from the coding sequence ATGAAGCTTGCCGGAAAGCAAACGTGGGTGTTTGAACATGATATCTACATTCAGGCAACGGGAACGGCGGTCGGGCCATTAGAAGCAGACGGCCCGCTTCGCGAAAGCTTTGATATCGCGCACGATGATTTATATTGCGGGGAAAAGACGTGGGAGCTGGCAGAGCGCCGTTTAATGCAAGAGGCGATCGGTGTTTGCCTGCAAAAAGGCAACATTTCCTTCAGCGATATCGACATTTTTCTTGCCGGAGATTTGCTGAATCAAAATGTTACGGCTAACTATGTTGCCCGGACGGTCCCCGCCCCGTTTTTATGTATGTTTGGGGCGTGCGCCACTTCGATGCAAACAATAGCGGTCGGCGCGGCATTAATTGACGGCGGATTTGCAAGAACGGTGCTCGCGGCCACAAGCAGTCATAATGCGACGGCAGAGCGGCAATTTCGCTATCCGACCGAATTGGGGGTGCAAAAACCGAAAACGGCAACATTTACTGTCACAGGTGCGGGGGCAGCAGTGATGGGCCGGAAGCGGGGAAGATGGCGCATAACTGCCGCCACCATCGGCAAAGTGATCGATGCGGGGACAGCGAATCCTTTCGATATGGGATCGGCGATGGCGCCGGCCGCGGCAAGCACGATAGAACAACATTTTATTGATTTAGGAACTTCACCCGCAGATTATGACTTAATTGTGACGGGGGATTTATCGAGAGTAGGAAGCGTCATCGTCAGACAGCTGTTGGCGGAATCAGGTTATAATGTGACAGACAACTATAACGACTGCGGCTTAATGATTTATCGGCCGGACCAAAACGTGTTTGCTGGGGGAAGCGGCTGCGCTTGCTGCGCAGTAGTAACGTATGGGCATTTATTAAAAGAAATGGAACGCGGCGCACTGCAAAAAATTTTCGTCGTCGCCACCGGAGCGCTCTTAAGCCCGACGATGATGCAGCAAAAACAGTCGATTCCGGCTGTTGCACACGGTGTAGTGATGGAAGCGGTAAAGGAGGAACGGTGA